The genomic segment GTGCTTCCAAAACATCTACGTAGTCAATAATGTGATGGCTGCTGTAAGAATGTTGGCTGTTAGTTGGCAATAAAACATTGACTGCTTGATGAAGTGAGTGTGTTGCAGTACTACATTGATTAATTTCCTGTTGCTTTCATAGTTTTCTTTTGAACTTCTACGAAAAATATTATAGTTTTTTTCCTAAACAAAAAACAGGTTCTGATGTCTTTTCATGAATGTGGAGGAAATGTCGGGGATGATGTTTGTATTGCATTGCCTCACTGGGTGGCTGAAATTGGTCGAAGCAATCCAGACATATTTTTCACCGACAGATTGGGAAGGCGAAACACCGAGTGTTTGTCTTGGGGTGTTGATAAGGAAAGAGTATTGAGAGGACGAACGGCTGCAGAGGTAACTAATTAacattttcaatgtttgtgatctctctatattttttcaTTGGAAAGTTTTAGAGTCTAGGAGGTTTGTGCCCTTGCTATGCTCATGTTCTTGATAACTTTACTCTTTTAGCAGTCTAGGAGATCTGAAGTTATTATTAGTGAACAGTTCAAGATTTATCttgtttatttattgcatttttaCTGACTATTATCAAGAATCCGAGGTTTTAATGCTTTGCTCATTAATTTTTGGTGATTAGTGTCATTAAGAGCATAAAAATTTGTTTGTGCGTGCTAGATATTTCAgattaaaagattgatgatttgatcctaaaagaaaatatttggcttCCTGCTTTCCCATTTTGATTCATATTTTTCATTAGCTTTGAGGTTGCCATGTTCCTCTTATAAATTCTCTTATTGATAGTCACCTCCTCAAGTTTGcctcaattaattttttttgtttcataattttgaaaatttatgtAGGTCTACTTTGATTTTATGAGAAGCTTTCGGGTTGAGTTTGATGAGTTTTTTGAGAATGGTATCATATCTATGATAGTAATCGGACTTGGTCCATGTGGAGAGCTGAGATACCCTTCTACTCCAGTGAAGCATGGTTGGAGATATCCTGGTATTGGCGAATTTCAGGTAATGTAAGATATACCAATTTCATACAAAATGCAGCCTTCAGGATTTTAGGCGCCCCACAGACCACCTCTCTCTCTGCCTCTATCTCTTTGATGACAAGACACTAGCATATGTTTGGGCATGGACAATTCATGACCAAGAATATTGACTTTTATCTCTTTTTTTTCGTGTATGTGGTTGGGCGCAGGGCATGCAAAATTTAGAAAATGGTGCTACTAACCAAAATATTGTTCTGTGTAAACTTTGCCAATGCAATACTGGGCATTGTAACCATTTTTTTCTGCCTTTTCAGTGCTATGATCAGTATATGTTGAAAAGCTTGCGGAAAGCAGCTGAACTAAGAGGACACTCTTTTTGGGCACGAGGGCCTGATAATACCGGTTTCTATAATTCCCGGCCTCAGGAAACAGGATTTTTCTGTGATGGTGGAGATTATGATGGCTATTATGGCAGGTTTTTCCTTAGATGGTACTCTCAGGTTTTAGTTGATCATTGTGATCGAGTGCTTTCTCTGGCTAAATTAGCTTTTGAAGAAACCTGCATTGCTACAAAGGTGAGTTGGCCCAAAGTTACAGTCTGTCGTATTATTCAATGTTTCGGCAGACCTTAATTTATATACCACACTGGCTTTCTTTTTACCATCCATCATACAAAGAAACTTTTTTATTAGATATTTTATGTCTCTTTCAGTTCTTAGATAATATTTGGTATAGTGCTCTTTTTTTGTGACTCCATGCATTGGCTCAGTCAGGTTTTTTTTCATTCCCCCACATAGTTTTGTCAATCATCGGACAATTTTATTGTTTAGTTGCAGCATTTGTTATTTACTCTTTACTATCACGTTTCTGGAAGATTTTCTAAGTTCATTTTATGCATGTAATTCTGGAGTTGTGCATGACCAAATTGTATAGTTTAATTGACTTAAACTGAAGTTGACTCATGCaagatataataatatttttctttataaGCAGCTATCAGGTATTCATTGGTGGTACAAGACTGCTAGTCATGCTGCTGAATTAACTGCTGGATTCTATAATTCGTGCAACCGTGATGGCTATGTTTCTGTTATGGCAATGCTAAAGAGGCATGGGGCTACTTTGTGCTTTATGTCGTCTGAAATTGGCATGTTTGATAATCATGTGAATTTCTCGGAAGCTTCGGCTGATCCTGAGGGTTTGGCTTGGCAAGTTAGTATTCCTGAATTGATATCATAATTTGAATCACATCATGCTCCTTGGTTTTGCAACATAAAATCTTCATTGCATTAGCCATTTTATTTTCCATGTCAGAGTATGCTATTATCATTTTGAGTATGCATAATATTCTTTGAAATATCATATAGTAACATCTAGTCACCAATTTAGGTGTTGAATGCTGCCTGGGATGGTTGCATACCAGTTGCCGGTGAGAATTCTCTTTCCTGCCATGACAGGGAAGGCTATAACTATTTATTGGATAAGGCAAAGCCCATCAGTGATCCAGATGGGAGGCATTTTTCCTCTTTTACTTATCTGAGGCTCAGTCAACTTCTTTTCGAGCCACAGAAATTCATAGAATTTGAACGATTTGTCAAGAGGATGCATGGTAATGTTACTACtacttttttttattcattCTATTAATTCATCCGTATTTTGACTTGATTAACACttgcatattttatatcttggcGAATAGCTTGTGTTTAGACTTGGGTGGGTATATGTTGGATTTGAACCTTTCCTGTGTTCCAGATCATTGATCTTTTGAACTTGCACCTTCCTTATAGTTTATTCTATAAAAACACTTAGAACCATACATTTGGCATTGTTGTGATGCCCAAAAATTTTTCTGCATCTTGTCAATAATGGTAGGAAATACACTTGAGGGGATGCAAAAGGTTGTGTCATTTATAAAAGAAGTTGAGCTCCATTATGCAACAGTGGTGGAAATGCACACGAACCTAATATGTCATTCAGTGTCTGTAAGAAAATATGAAGCATTgatagagttttttttttatgaatttaatgCAGTATTTTTAGCAATACAGGGAAGTGGGAAAAAGTTTATTTAAAATCAATGATTGTGTTGAGAGATGTGAAACCGGGAAATATCTTATCTGTAGAAGAGAATACAAATAAGTTGGTTGTGTTCTTGGTTTCTATCTTGGGGACAGAAAATAAAGAAACGAAATGAAGCCGAAAGAGAGTTAAATACCAAGTTGTAACATACATGAATTGTATCTGGTAATAATTAATAAAGAAGTTGGTATATAATGGTCATCTAACAAACTTAGCAagagaaaatatataaataaacaaatatgATTGTAGTTATAATTGCTGGACAAGAACAAGCTTGAATCGAGCTGCCACCCATGCTATTGTAGTTAATGACGACAATTCTATTTGCATCCTATATCATCATGCCGTGAAATGCCCCTGGTAGTATTGACATCTTTCTCATCTCTATTGCAGGAGAACCCGTCCTCGAATATCAGACGTAGTTCGAAACACCAGATAGtatttaattacattaattaGGCACGCATCTGTGAGAAAAACGAAACAATCATCAGTCGTACTATGATACTTCATCAGTGTCAATCAAGGTAGGCTAACAGATTCACCTGATATCTGTAGAATTTGTTGCTAATGTTATATTTCATGCATGGAGTAATGAAGCTTAAATTGTGCAGATTGGCTTAAAACGAAATACGCCACAATCACCACTAGATTCTATACTTTCTATTTGGAATAGTGTTTCATCTTTGTAGATGGGCGATGCAATTCTATATGAAACATGAAAATTGTTGGTAGACTTGTATGACTCGACTATCTAACCATTCCTAGTGTATGTTTCATCTTGTCTTTCATGTGTATTCCATGTTAAATTTGGTATGCGCCTGTGGGTTTGGGCCAATGTTGGAGAAGTATCAAGTATACATCATGGGGGAAATTATATCCATGCTCACTGAGGTTTTGTGTAGGAGATCACATACACTTATGTGGTTTGAATATGTACTATATagctctctctttttttttttttttttttttttttgtgtattCTCACTCCTATACTTAAATGTATTTGACATTTCTTTGTATGTTATAACTTATAATTTTACATTTGATAAGAGAGATGAACGTCAAATATACTAAATACATGAGAAATGAATGCAAATGGCCCTACTAATTATTATGTAGTCACATTAAAATTTATTCTTAGTAATGACAttggcataaaaaataatgaaaagggAACTTTCTCAAACCAAGTAGAATCATATTTACCTTTCTTGATCCAACTAGATTTCCCACTTCTCCGGGGGAGACGTATTAGTTGGTGGAATATGTGAGATATTAACTcatgtttagaagttttactATTCTTACAAAATTCTTCACACGAGTTTGTTATACAAAATTTGTCCAGTGTTGTTTATCTAATTAATGTGATTTGTAAACTAGTGTGTTAATACGAAAGTTTACCCAATGTGCACTGAAAAGTAACGATTATGGATTATCACGTCGTAAAAAAAAGTTATAAATAAAGACTTCCCCTCAAATGTTTAATTCCCTGTATCAATTTTATTGGATCGTTGCTTGGCAATTCGACCCAAGAGTTGTgatgaaatttaattttttttgaagatAAGTgatgaaatttaatttttttgattttttttttgtttgattgATCAATCAAGAATTGGAATAAGAGATTACGTTAAACATCTTATGAAAGATCCAGTAACCTAAAAGAAAAAAGGCATTTCAAAGTAACAAATTGATATTCCCGTATAAAACAtagaagattaaaaaaaaagtttcaATGTTGAAAGTATATTGGAAATCAACGTCGAAAGATTTGGTGgttttcatgattaaattacatTCTGGAAAGTGACACTTGGGAATAATAATAAGATGCAATTTAATCATTAGTGTTCATTTTCATATATCAATTGAAATTTAAGCATTAATGTGTATTTAATCCATAATAAAACTGATAAAAATTAGGAATTTTGTTTCCACgttacatttatttatttatttttaaatgtgtgAGACAAGATTGTGGAGCTAATACCTAACTCGAAGATAATATCTTTTGTTCAGTTGTTTATGTTAAAAGATCAACGAATCAAACGACTCATATTTCAACGAAAGCGAACGATTCTACGCGAGAGTTATTCCTCCGTCTTCTGATATGAtctatgacaaaaacttgtgtgagacggtctcacgggtcgtattttctgagacgaatattttatttggatcatccataaaaaaatattactttttattgtgaatatcgatagggttgacatgtctcacaaataaaaagtCACGAAACCACTACTCTAATCTATAATCTCCTTtgtattattaataaatttgattaattttaatgccaccatttttttcaaaaaaaaaaaaaaaccagtgCCACGTGGAATCCTTATTCTATAAATACAGCCGAAAACCATAATATGGTTTACAAACCCTAGAAGAAGCTTCCGCTACTCCTCCGTGAAGGTAAGCTCTCGCCACCGCCGTACTCTTTAGTTTTGCATCAGTATAGCTTTCATTCTGTTGCACTAAGAGTCGTGGAATTTGATTTTCCTTGCTGTTGACgtataattttttgaaaattttacctGCTGGAAATCAACAGTTAATTACAACTTAATCGTCGATTTAGACTGTGTGTTTTTAGCTTTTACCTTTATTTAATGTTATTCAGTTGCTTCAGCTGTTATATATTACAAGATCTGCGATTTTATTGGTTTTATGTAATATTGAAGCATGCTGAAGTTTTTATTTTCTTGCTGTCCACTTTGAGGAAAATACCTCGACTGTAATGGAAATTATGAATAAaatgttatattatataaagtTCTATATTATAATAAGTTCATTACTTGATGCCTTTGCCTTTGCGAACGTATGTCCTTACTTTGTTGTGGTATTTATTTATATCGAACCATATGGATCTGGGATTTTACAAAATTCCAAatggaaaataaaataaatgaaattgAATTCTGGCAGCTCGCAGCTTGTATATATTATCCTCCAGCTACGTCGTTGAATATTTTGTTGTTTTGCTTGTTCATGAATGTTCTTCGCGTTTTCCATGAAACCGGTGCGATCAAATTTGTTCGTTTATTAAATCCATGTTCGATCGATTaaatattgatatatatttTGCGTGACTGTAAATGCTTCAAAGTATTTTATAAAACAGAGAAGCTTGAACTTTTCTTTTTAATGTCTATTCTGGTTGAGAGAAATTATGGAATGTTTGATTTGCATTTTTTTGGGGTTgctaaaaaatattaaagtctGGTTAAACGAGATCTTGAATTTGAATAACAATGTCTAGTATGTGGTTTTAAAGTATGTTGTGATTTGACggcatatttttttaaaaaaatcatgcacCAATCATGGTTATTAACATATGACGTCGCACTAATCTCATTTTTAAGATAGATATTTTTCTCTGATCCCCAGGATAGAATAGATACGCACTACATTCAATTGTTTTAATGTTAATATGACTTGGGGATTTACCTATGGGGTTACACTCATTTTATTGATATAATTACAGTTAATCTAAAAGGCTTTTTTCACTGAGGCATCCTTTGCTAATTGACAATGCTGTGGATGTGCTTTTATGCTTTGGATTTTTATGGTTAAAATAGAATCGATTGTGGTTCTATGAACACTTAACACGTTCTTGAATACTGACTTCTGGTGCCATCTTTTGTTTAAAGTTATATTTTCTTATGCGTCATGTTCTTCAGCTGATTTGGTCATTTTTGTACAGTTCTAGGTAATGGCTCCCAAACAGCCTAATTCAGGCCTCTTTGTGGGTTTGAACAAAGGGCATATAGTGACCAAGAAAGAGCTGGCACCTCGCCCTTCTGATAGAAAAGGGGTAAACATATTTCAGCCCTCTAAGGTGTTAATAACTGATGTGTGAAATATGTTTGCCTAGGTTCTGTATGTAAATGAAATGTGATGTTATTTCGCTGTGAATAGTGTCTCGAATCTCGAGGATACCATAATCATTGGCATTATGGAGAAGCCATTGATATAGTTTGTGTTTTTTCGCCCTTTCCGGACAGAAAACCAGCAAAAGAGTGCATTTTGCTAGAAGTCTCATCCGGGAAGTTGCTGGATTTGCTCCCTATGAGAAGCGTATCACCGAGCTTCTCAAAGTTGGGAAAGACAAGCGGGCATTGAAAGTGGCTAAGAGAAAGTTGGGCACCCACAAGAGAGCAAAGAGGAAGCGTGAAGAGATGGCATCAGCTCTCCGGAGGATGAGGTGATTTGATCGTTTCCATTCTAATTTAATTCGGTTTCATCTTGATGGTTATTGGTTATGCTAATATAATTCTTTTGGTCATATTAGGGCTGCTGGAGGTGGTGAGAAGAAGAAATAGTCTGTTGCTCTCGATTCTACTTGCAGGCATCTGTAgcgaaaaaaaaatttctagcggTGTTATCTAGTTTGTCTGTTTTGTTAAACTTGAGTTTACATCTTGTTTGTCGTGTCACTAATGCCGTCTAAGGTTTTATTCAAGTTTTAATAAACTAGGAGGCATTTTAAATCGATTTCCCCAtctatttttaaaagataagttttaacttttcttgccaaattgCACGTaatatagggcaaaaacttgtgtgagacggtctcacggatcatatttgtgagacggatctcttatttgggtcacccataaaaaagtattactttttatgctaagagtattattttttattgtgaatatgggtagggttgatccgtctcacggattatgatccgtgaaacggtttcacatgagactcattcATAATATAGAGCCCTTGTCAAGTCATAcacaaaattatttgaaaattaaagaaatttatatgtttcgttccgtgagacggtttcaca from the Primulina eburnea isolate SZY01 chromosome 3, ASM2296580v1, whole genome shotgun sequence genome contains:
- the LOC140826602 gene encoding large ribosomal subunit protein eL36y-like translates to MAPKQPNSGLFVGLNKGHIVTKKELAPRPSDRKGKTSKRVHFARSLIREVAGFAPYEKRITELLKVGKDKRALKVAKRKLGTHKRAKRKREEMASALRRMRAAGGGEKKK
- the LOC140826592 gene encoding beta-amylase 7-like isoform X2, which codes for MQRFAASEEDDDEMGMDVKEEDEDDDDDDDDDDDDEEKNMGTPTVVGVDVGIVSTSGNKRFKQHQLYQDQPTPQGGGSRRCRPQEEKERTKLRERQRRAITAKILAGLRRHGNYNLRVRADINDVIAALAREAGWVVLPDGTTFPSRPQGARPTVAPSATVTSSSTHMPVLHSSPPSLRGIPPGHQNTADHNASHMKGVFLPSSPYDVSPVDRSQTSSIIGDEGDMQNDPLLGGPINAVDNRQIVDIHTKSQEHDFTGTPHVPVYIMLPLGVINMKCELVDPDGLVKQLKVLKSINVDGVVVDCWWGVVEAHAPQEYNWNGYKRLFQIVQELKMKLQVLMSFHECGGNVGDDVCIALPHWVAEIGRSNPDIFFTDRLGRRNTECLSWGVDKERVLRGRTAAEVYFDFMRSFRVEFDEFFENGIISMIVIGLGPCGELRYPSTPVKHGWRYPGIGEFQCYDQYMLKSLRKAAELRGHSFWARGPDNTGFYNSRPQETGFFCDGGDYDGYYGRFFLRWYSQVLVDHCDRVLSLAKLAFEETCIATKLSGIHWWYKTASHAAELTAGFYNSCNRDGYVSVMAMLKRHGATLCFMSSEIGMFDNHVNFSEASADPEGLAWQVLNAAWDGCIPVAGENSLSCHDREGYNYLLDKAKPISDPDGRHFSSFTYLRLSQLLFEPQKFIEFERFVKRMHGEPVLEYQT
- the LOC140826592 gene encoding beta-amylase 7-like isoform X1; translation: MQRFAASEEDDDEMGMDVKEEDEDDDDDDDDDDDDEEKNMGTPTVVGVDVGIVSTSGNKRFKQHQLYQDQPTPQGGGSRRCRPQEEKERTKLRERQRRAITAKILAGLRRHGNYNLRVRADINDVIAALAREAGWVVLPDGTTFPSRPQGARPTVAPSATVTSSSTHMPVLHSSPPSLRGIPPGHQNTADHNASHMKGVFLPSSPYDVSPVDRSQTSSIIGDEGDMQNDPLLGGPINAVDNRQIVDIHTKSQEHDFTGTPHVPVYIMLPLGVINMKCELVDPDGLVKQLKVLKSINVDGVVVDCWWGVVEAHAPQEYNWNGYKRLFQIVQELKMKLQGLSQRVLMSFHECGGNVGDDVCIALPHWVAEIGRSNPDIFFTDRLGRRNTECLSWGVDKERVLRGRTAAEVYFDFMRSFRVEFDEFFENGIISMIVIGLGPCGELRYPSTPVKHGWRYPGIGEFQCYDQYMLKSLRKAAELRGHSFWARGPDNTGFYNSRPQETGFFCDGGDYDGYYGRFFLRWYSQVLVDHCDRVLSLAKLAFEETCIATKLSGIHWWYKTASHAAELTAGFYNSCNRDGYVSVMAMLKRHGATLCFMSSEIGMFDNHVNFSEASADPEGLAWQVLNAAWDGCIPVAGENSLSCHDREGYNYLLDKAKPISDPDGRHFSSFTYLRLSQLLFEPQKFIEFERFVKRMHGEPVLEYQT
- the LOC140826592 gene encoding beta-amylase 7-like isoform X3, yielding MQRFAASEEDDDEMGMDVKEEDEDDDDDDDDDDDDEEKNMGTPTVVGVDVGIVSTSGNKRFKQHQLYQDQPTPQGGGSRRCRPQEEKERTKLRERQRRAITAKILAGLRRHGNYNLRVRADINDVIAALAREAGWVVLPDGTTFPSRPQGARPTVAPSATVTSSSTHMPVLHSSPPSLRGIPPGHQNTADHNASHMKGVFLPSSPYDVSPVDRSQTSSIIGDEGDMQNDPLLGGPINAVDNRQIVDIHTKSQEHDFTGTPHVPVYIMLPLGVINMKCELVDPDGLVKQLKVLKSINVDGVVVDCWWGVVEAHAPQEYNWNGYKRLFQIVQELKMKLQGLSQRVLMSFHECGGNVGDDVCIALPHWVAEIGRSNPDIFFTDRLGRRNTECLSWGVDKERVLRGRTAAEVYFDFMRSFRVEFDEFFENGIISMIVIGLGPCGELRYPSTPVKHGWRYPGIGEFQCYDQYMLKSLRKAAELRGHSFWARGPDNTGFYNSRPQETGFFCDGGDYDGYYGRFFLRWYSQVLVDHCDRVLSLAKLAFEETCIATKLSGIHWWYKTASHAAELTAGFYNSCNRDGYVSVMAMLKRHGATLCFMSSEIGMFDNHVNFSEASADPEGLAWQVLNAAWDGCIPVAGENSLSCHDREGYNYLLDKAKPISDPDGRHFSSFTYLRLSQLLFEPQKFIEFERFVKRMHACV